The nucleotide window CTAAAGGCAAACATTATgcaaaatctctctctttcagctctGTGTTGGGCGTGTTGTGGAGCTGAACCTCAGTACTTCAGATGGTCCAATGTCTCCACCTGGGACCAGGCAAGACAGCACTGCCAGGTACAGGAACATCCGGATCAGGGGCCATATTCACAATACATTTTATCTTAAAAGTAAGAGTTCTCCTAAATAGCAGTAAAAGTTCTTAGCTAAGAGTTTCCTCCTAAAACATATTCACAAAGCTGCTGAGACCAACCTTTACTATGGAATGGGGAGAAATCTTAAGCTAAGACAAAGGGCGGGGTTGATCTTGTTGCTGTGGATGATGTCAACAAGCTTATTAACTATGCCCACAGTGATTGGCTAATAGGGGATGGGTCTCTGTCAGTTCATTTCATCATAGAAATATTGTAGAACGAGGTACAATGTTGCcatattaaaataaatattttaaatTGTAGGCTAAGTGCCACTAATTAAACTAATTATATGTTCAGATAATTATCCACCTCTTACATGTGCATCTCATAAACAAATAATGAATATGCATAAAGGCAGCAGTATGAATTGGCGATCTGGGGTGAGATGCACATGTAAGAGGCGAATAACAAGCAACATCAATAGCAACAAGGTCAACCCCGCCCTTTCTCTTAGTTAAAGATTTCTCCCCATTTCTTAGTAAAAGTTGGTCTTAGCAGCTTTGTGAATATGTTTTAGGAGGAAACTCTTAGCTAAGAACCTTTACTGCTATTTAGGAGAAATCTTAGTGGTAAAATGCTCCAGGTTCTAATTATTGTTGTTTCATTCTATCAGGTCTGCTACAAAGAGATGGTGAGCCTGAATCCTCAAAATGTCCTCCACCTGATCCAGAACCTCACGACCGATTACTGGATCGGGCTCCGCAAGAACCTCAATGGCTCAGATGCCTGGTCTGGCTGGTCCAATGGTGAACCGATGTCCTTTCAGAACTGGTACCCAGGGCGACCTGTTCTATCCAAACCCAAGGTTCCGGTTGTCTATGTGATGAATACGTACACTACAAACAACTTACAACCCACATGTGGTTGCTGCTGCCACAAGGACACCACAAACAACAATACTTTCGGGTTTTATGAAAATACTTCCGATACTACTTCTTTTAGTACACTTCCACCAACGACTAAACTGACGACTATACCAACGACTATACCAACGTCTAGATTGGTATCTGAACCAGTGACCAATGGCACCACTACTGACGATGAGGTTGTGTACCTTGAGGACCCATGTGTGTCCATTGGCAGCTCCGGTCTCTGGTTTGAAAAGAACTGCTCTGAACGTTTGTCCTATATTTGCTTTGAAGGTAAGCAGTTAGTTCTGTAGTTAATTGTTCAAGTTCTGTGTAAAATACTGAATTGAATACTCTGCATTTTGAATGTATAAATGGGACTTTGCCTTGTTTATATGTGCATTTAAATTCCTTTGTCATTTtgctcttctttttctcttaaCTATAACATCGCAACCAACACCTGTGCCTAGAACGCTTCTATGGCAAGGCTGAAGTGACCAACATAACCCTGCATAACGCTAACCTGACCTGGTTGGCTGGGCCTGGTGACATCAGTCACTACCTAGTGAACGTCAGAGGGGAACAAAACTTGACATTTAACCAAAATGAACTGACCTATTACTTCACTAACCTGACCCCAGGCGCACTGTACACTGTTCAGGTGTTCCCCatcaagtgtgagagagagctcaaCCCTCAAAATACATCATTCTACACCAGTGAGTATTGTTATATTGTTATAGTTAATGGTAGCAATAAGTAGTGCTGCTAATACAAATACTGTTAGAGTTGTTATTACTGGTATATGTATTGTAGATTATGTTAAACTGTTGAATTGCTAAGCGATGTCATGTACAAAAAGGCAAGGAAGAGTAAAGACCAGATATAAACAGAAGAACGTCAATGACAACAATCTTGCATCTTCCATTCTAGAACCTGACGTAGTCAACAACCTCAATGTTACCAACGTCACAGAAACAGCTGTGTTCTTGTCTTGGAATCCGCCATCTGGAAAGTCTGATCTCTACCAGGTCAGGATGGGTGAAATGAAACTCAGTACAAAAACAGAGTTTAAAGAAGTCGGCAATCTGACACCTGGAGGCTTCTACACGTTTGAGGTCAACGTTGAGGTCAACAACTCCAAAGAGGGAGATCGGGTGAACATTTCAGCCTACACCAGTAAGTGAACTATATTCAAGAGTGCTATCTGGTATTTTCcttgataaaaaaataaataaaatacaataataCCATTTTAAAAATTTAATTCTTTCTCACAGAACCAAGCACAGTTTTCAATCTGAAAGCCATCAAACCAACTTTTAACTCTCTGGTTCTTAATTGGACACATCCAGCCGGAAACTACTCTAATTACAGGATCTGTGTGTCGTGGACAAATTTGTAAGCTGACCTTtataaaatgttaaatgtacaaaatacattttaaatgttaaaAATAAATGTCTATATATTCTACACTATTTTCAGTATACcatgatttaaaaaatatgatTACATCAATTTGGTTCCTTAGTAAGGCAATCTAAACATCTTTATCTGATCACTTACATTTACAACCATGGTCCaacacaaaatatatatttttacaaaaAATCTTTTAACACGATCATCCCCATTTTCGTTAACTTGAAAAGACCTTTGAAAATGTTCAATTGATGATGGGCTGATCCTCTTACAGCACTGGGTACTGTAACACAACCAGCGGTGATAATAGCACTTTCAGTGTGAATAACCTGCCTGCAGGCACCAGTGTGAACATGagtgtggtggtgctggtgcaGGGCAGCACTCTGGAAGGAGACTCCATCAATGTAACAGGCTTTACCGGTAAGGATGGCCGGATTGCAGTGTATAAATGAAAGGCTCAATGGATGGgctgatggatggatgaatgtgtAAAATGCTGTTGAATGCATAGATGACTGACTGATGAATTCAAAATGGTCATTTTTAGATAATcaatatttctttctctttctctctctatccagccCCAGGACCCGTGTCTAACATAAAAATGCTCACTGATACAAACTCTATTGACGCCACCTGGGACTCACCGAATGGAAACTATGAGATTTTCTGTCTCAATTTAAGATTGGCAGCCCAAGACATGAACCTTGCTGATGACCAGTGTCTTTGTAACATATCAAGGAATGATAAATTGTTTATAAAAGATATAAAGTCTTCTGTCAATTACAAGCTCTCTATCCAGACCAAAAATGGAAACCTAAAAAGCGAATGGAGGTCCATTACCAATTTCACATGTGAGTGACTGATGAGTGATTGGGTTTATCACTTTCTTAGTGCTGTGTTGGGGTTAGGGGCAGGCCAGTCGCTTTGCCAATATTGCAGACTTGTGTGTTGCAAAGTATATGACTTTCTTACTGTCGACTTATAattgctcgctctctcccccatcaTTTGTCTCCATCCAACCTTTTTCCACTATTATCTTCCTGGCTTCTTCCCTCAGTGCCAAAGCCACCACGAAATGCCGTTGTCATATCCAGCAACAACACCAGTGCCAATCTCACTTGGGATCCCCCCGAGGATGCCTCAGGGGCGCTTGTGACCTACATCATCATGTATTTTGCGGAGTTCTGGAACGAGAGATATAATGACACGGTTGCTACCAACCTCACGCATAACAGCTACACGTTTGTCGACCTGAGACCTGGAACCAATTACAAATTTTCTATAGTCACACTTTCTGGAAACCATACAAGCAACCCTGTGTCCACGTCAGCGATGACAGGTAAATCATACAAATGATAAACATGCACAAAAATGTTGAGGTGAATTTAACGTTCAAATGTCAATCAAAATATGAACCAGCATGacaagtgaatgtgtgtgtgtctttcatttttcgtctctttctccttccctcagaCCCAAATAAAAGTTTTTTATATTTGGACATGGAGTGCTCCGCTCCTATGGTTTCCAATTGTACGGATGCGTACCTGAAAATGGTTGGACAGGTAAGGTCAATAATGACAAGGAAGCTTACTGATGATGAGGTTTTTTTCCCAGGTTTTTCTGTGAGGGGTACATGTActttttgtcacacacacacacatgaaaccaAACTCATTCACCTAACATTctaaaacccacacacacatacaagtaaaATGCTTCTCAAACAACATACGTAAATCTTCTCGAACAACAAGCTGAGATCCTCATACACCATGTTGAAAGGCTTTCATAGAGGGTTTATATAAAGGTTTTGACAATATTATATGTGAGCATTTTAGCTGTGTATATGAGCACCTTTTACTAATCTGTGTGAAAGCTTTTCAATTGTATGTGAGCATGTAATCTttcagtttgtgtgagtgttgtgtttCAGTTAAAAGCATTTCACTTGCATGTGAGTGTAAATTAGTTTACATTTATATGTGTAAGAGGAAAAGTGCATGTTTCTCCCACATACAGTAGCACAATTACCGTAATTCAGTTATTCTGAATGACATACCTTACAGCCCCTCACATTTTTAATTGTGGTTGTGTAAATTTGTTCTCTTGCAGTTACAACAACACATATCGAGCCATTTCAAAGAAAGTGTTTTTTGGAACCTAGATGAAAAACCTTGAGTTAAAACACTTTTAGAGTAAAcactgtactgtatactgtgCAGGTTTGTCACAGTCTGTTTTTATGAAAAATATTTGTATATCTTTATCATGTAATTTCATCGTCATTTTCAAGATTCAGATTTTCTTCAAAAATGGGACTGACTGAATGTGAACTTTGTCTAGAAGTGGAAATATTTGTTTATGTACCCCATATTTAGGCTAGTCATttatcaataaaaataaataaaaacacttatctgttatttggggggggggagggtcagatggctgagcggttagggaattgggctattaaacagaaggttgccggttctattccctggccgtgcaaaatgactttgtgtccttgggcaaggcacttcaccctactggcctcgggggaatgtccctgtacttactgtaagtcgctcttgataagagcatctgctaaatgactaaatgtaaatgtatttgactTTCTCGTTTTGGTCATAAATATCAATATGAAACAACATGGGAAGGAAGTAGGATTTACATGAAAGTATAGTATGTTGAGCCAACAATATGGACAGTCAGTTATGAAAtgtatttatgaaattaaaaaaCAACTTTAATGCATTACTGCTGGGTGGAGGGAACTTGACATTTTGTCAAGTTAACCTGTAATAATTTGTAATGGTGGAATGGATAAAACCCATCCATGTAAAAATTGGGTAAAACTAGAAGTAGCACCTGTAAATGTTCCTttacaaaaaaatatgcttatatacaaggattttttttttaatgggtTGGCATACAGAACATTGATTTTCATACACTGTACACTTCCATCTACTTCAGTTTGAATGAAGTGTTAATCAGAGGTCGATTTGGTTGTATCCACAAACTGTGGGCTGGTGTTAATGTGTTATCTCAGCATATGACTGGGGAGGGAAGTTTGATCATTCACTCATTTCTATGGGTGTTCCCAAACATTTACAAGCAAAGACTTTTTAACAGCTGTATTTGTAGCAACTAAAGTACTTACATAATAAGTTAATCTCTatcttataataataataataataataataataataataagactttatttatatagcacatttcattcaagaattgcagctcaaggtgctttacataaaatcaacaaaaacaatactacaagtaataaaagtaataaaacccttctgaacacaGACCGCAGTCTTTGCAGTATcttgagccacagtctttgtggtttcccaatataaataaaaatgtaactcAATAAGAacacaggccgcagtctttgcgggaatccaaaacaAATTAGCCTCAGTCTtcgcggtatctcgagccacagtctttgcggtatctcgagccacagtcttagTGGTTTCCCAATAAAGATGTAACTCAACAaaatacaagccgcagtctttgcgggaatccaaaacacacaagccgcagtctttatGGTATCTCgaaccacagtctttgtggtttcccaatataaacaagccgcagtctttgcggttaTGAACTTTGTTTCAAGCAAGTGCATCTCATTACATTTTAGGTGATATTAGTGATATTAGAAATAAAGGTTTGTGACATGCTAAACTATGCGGAAATATATACACAGAGATTTtagtctctttttttcttttagtaAATTTTAATGCACGAAAGGAGAGggttttgaaacaagttttttcAAGAAATCAATTTTTAAGGTTTTGATGTGCTGATTCCATCCTCACAAATGTGTGATTTGAACTCTGAAATTCTTGTACTGTAACAATATTTAATGGGGGAAGAAATGTGGTCCATACAAAGTGTATTTTCAAATATCAACACATGTTCATATACATATTGGGAAAGTGCAAAGTAAGGTGCATAGATAAACAGATTTACATATAAATAGATATGTATAGATACATCGTATAATAGATAATATATACAGTAATACATAAAGATTCTTTTTCATTCTTTGCTTGGTTGTTTTAATTTGAAAAAGTGTCAGATTGCATTTAGAGCTTAGGCATAGAAGGACACAAATAATGCCAATGCACTGTTGTTTTTAATGACAAAAATCTAACTTGAACCCCTCTTTATTTGATTCTACCTAATTTGCTCTTCTCCTGAAGGTAGAGGGTCCATCAGAGACCGGCATGGAAATGAGCATGGGACAAAGTATTTTTTGGTGATTTTAAAACTTTGAGATTTCGTGTGGTGAGACAATGGTGATGAGCGTGCGTCCGTCCAGCGGCGCAAACAGCGGGTACAGCTTCTCTCTGAAGGTGCCCGTGAATGTGTAGATGTGCGACTTATTCTCTGCGTTGAAAAAGGAGATTTGCCCTTCCCCATAATCTAGATAGATGCCCATCCGGCGTGGCACTAGACTGATTGGCAGCAGCGTCTCAGGGTTGGTGCAGGCATAAAACTGCCGCGTGCTTCGCCACAGCGACCAGTACCCGGACCGGGGGTTCATGGGAAAGCGGCCGTGGCGTTTGGAGTCGCCGGTGGTCAGACCGATGCGCCAGTAGCCATTGTTGGCAATGTCGACTTCCCAGTAGTGGCGCCCGCTGCAGTATCCCTCCCAGCCCAGCACGCCAGGCCAGCTGTCGAAGCGCTGGGGGCTGTAGGGCAGGGCTGACTCGGTCCGACCCTCCTGGACCTTTAGGTGGTCATCTGAGAGCTGCAGCCATGGGTGGTTGGTCAAGGGGTCAAGGGTGACGTCAGCTGCAATGTGAAAGAGATAGACAGTTGAGAAATCTTTCCAATCTGGTCTTATTTTTTATGCTTTAGTTGTCTGgtgctttgtgtgttttgtaaatGCAATGTTTTCCCAGCTGTATGTTCATACCGGAGGTCCTCTTACCTGAGGCACTGCTGATCCAACTCCACACTACAGAAGAAAACAGAATCCTTTAGATTCAGCTTCCATTTAAGTGTTTTAAAACACGTCACTGTGCAGGTTGAACTGAAATACTTCATAAAGTCGAAATGGTTTGTGAGTGGACTATTCCAGTCTCTTCTTTGTCAAAGATTCCTCACCTGACTTAGGTATGTATCTTGGTGCTCCAGCTTTCCAGGTATGTTGCTTAGCTGATAACCATAGCTGTGGAATCATATCCTAAAGAACATAACAAGAGAAATACAGTATTACTTTGTTAGATTGGGGCCTAATAGTTTTGGAACAATTGTTATTGTTTGTAATCAAATTGACATAGTCAACAAATTATTTCAGTAATGCTCATCCTTCTTGTAGTTAACTTAAAGCTGCAGTAGGtaacataaaatatatttaaatatgaCCAACTGCAACCACAATTTTTGTCTGAACTCCTGCGCTCGGGTTTGAgtgacacaaaaaaaacagtgaGGAAGGTATTCCTCTCCgagcttacacaacatgtttatagGGGGAAAaacttttattattttttgctGAAAGAATTGAAATAAAGATTGTACCTATTGCACCGCCATGCAGATAACACATGCTTTGGCCCTGCAATGCTGATACCCATAACTTTATGACATAAATTACACAACGTATCTATATTCTGCTGTGGTCAGTGTTCTTATCAAGATGTTTTATTGTTCCACCACACGTCAAGAATCTCAATAGATAGAGCAAAATAGACAACTGTCAATCATTCACTGTGGCTGAAATGCGGCAAGCATAGATGCGTGAAGATCTTTGTGTGATATTTGCTTGGATTCTCTGTACTGTATTTTCCCATACAGTGATAGTTTGTTATAGTATAGAATTCACAACAAAGATAATCAAATGGAGGTTACAGGAGGTGCAGAATTGCAGCTAGCACGAAGATGCTAATTTTGGCTTACAAAAAGCGGTTTCAAAGATGGTGGTGTATAGAGGTTTACATATTTTTAAGTCAGCTCAGCTTTATTTGCTCCCACCAGCCTGGTTAgtgttgttggggggggggctcacctTGCTGTCCTCCTTCAGCAGTGACCATGTGATGAACTCAAGCAGAGGCAGCAGGTTGACCAGCCTCTTCTTCCTCAGTCCCAGGAGACGCAGGACCTGACCTAGCTCCTCGCTCTGCACCCCgcagctctacacacacacacacacacacacacacacacacacacacacacacacacacacacacacacagacgtacacacaccacacagacagatacacacaccacaccacacacacaaacagacacacacatacacacacacagccaaacacacacacagacaaaggcaAAGAGAGGTAAGTCAAAACAAAACACCCAGAAACAAACGTATTTCTATAACCTTTAGCCCGGATGATTAGCAGCTCATGGCTTGGCGCTGAATGAGTTATTGGACAGCAAATCTATTTCCATAAAACCCCTGGGAGCAAGCAGGAGATCTAATGAGCCTTCCTATCTTCCTGATAGATTAATCTCTACAGAAGTCCCAATTCTATACTTGTGAGTATTTGTCAGTCTGACCGTCGGATCTTGATTCTCAgccctgacctctcacctctgaGGCGCTCTGCAGCTCCTTGGCCCACTCCATGATTCTCTGGAGCTCCTCGTTGAGGTCCTGTTCCCCCTTGACACGCCCTGTTTCCTTATCCTCCTCACAGCACTCCTTCGACAGCTGAGGACGCACAGGGGATTAGGCGTAGAAGTTGTTAAAACTGTTAACTGCTATGCAGATGTTTGATCAAGTTCCTGTAGAGTATAAGGAAGCATGATTTGCTTGtaaatcttttttattattcTCTTTTACAGCGATAGGCACATGGATCCCATGGGACTTTGCTCACCTTGTCGACGTTATTGAGCTCACTGGCCCACAGGAGGATAagtttcctgctctcctccagactGCGCTCGGTACGGTGGTCAGCGGGGGGCACCACTCGACTACTGCCCTCCTCTGGATCACTTTCCCCCTGAAACAAGACACGATCAATACAGTGATACAGGTCTTTTTTTCGTGCAGGTTATTTACCTCCAGATTTGGAAGGCaattatatacagtacagtaatgTAACCCTATTGAAATATTGCTTGTTTTCAAAGCCTTAagctccaggtgtgtgttatTAACCAAGGTAATTAACGCCAGAATATCTGATGATGGAACTGAGGTGGATGTCTTCAGTTTACACAATTACACCCTCACTTGTACAAGCACATCTCTGTAGCCTCTGTAACCCATTACTAGACAGCAATAAGAACTATCCTATCAGTTACATTTGCCTGTGTTATTCACCTGGGGACGCTTAGCTGTGTAATCGTATCCAATAGCAACGCTTATCCGATACGCGAGCAGCCATAAATTGTTTCTCCATAGTGGGAAATTGGGTGAAGGGTTATCTTCGGCACCAGAATTGACCAGAACTAGTTTTGAACCTTATCTTGTCTTACAAACTCTTAATGAAGATGAAAGATTAACTAAAACAACAATTCTTTTCATGGACCAGTTAAAAAGTACATTGTTATACCATGAGAGGCAATAACCTGCTTGTCAGTCATCCTTTCTTATTTTAAAGAGACATTTGTCTGCCAGTAAAATCTAGTACATGAAAATGAGGCAAACTCCTTTATCCTCTATCCTCGGAATTCTAGAGGTATTTACATAAACAAACTAGACATCAGAACTTGTGTGAACTTTGACCTTGAGCAGTTATTGAACTTGGCACATAATTAAATCGTTTTATAACACTTTTGCACACAACCATTTGTATTCACTGATTCTCTTTACTTCATTGCTACTTTCTT belongs to Osmerus mordax isolate fOsmMor3 chromosome 23, fOsmMor3.pri, whole genome shotgun sequence and includes:
- the LOC136967719 gene encoding receptor-type tyrosine-protein phosphatase eta — encoded protein: MLLRTQLCLRCLEANLYEQSRKEPELDSIVTNLRMNRIHLIFLALCWACCGAEPQYFRWSNVSTWDQARQHCQVCYKEMVSLNPQNVLHLIQNLTTDYWIGLRKNLNGSDAWSGWSNGEPMSFQNWYPGRPVLSKPKVPVVYVMNTYTTNNLQPTCGCCCHKDTTNNNTFGFYENTSDTTSFSTLPPTTKLTTIPTTIPTSRLVSEPVTNGTTTDDEVVYLEDPCVSIGSSGLWFEKNCSERLSYICFEERFYGKAEVTNITLHNANLTWLAGPGDISHYLVNVRGEQNLTFNQNELTYYFTNLTPGALYTVQVFPIKCERELNPQNTSFYTKPDVVNNLNVTNVTETAVFLSWNPPSGKSDLYQVRMGEMKLSTKTEFKEVGNLTPGGFYTFEVNVEVNNSKEGDRVNISAYTKPSTVFNLKAIKPTFNSLVLNWTHPAGNYSNYRICVSWTNFTGYCNTTSGDNSTFSVNNLPAGTSVNMSVVVLVQGSTLEGDSINVTGFTAPGPVSNIKMLTDTNSIDATWDSPNGNYEIFCLNLRLAAQDMNLADDQCLCNISRNDKLFIKDIKSSVNYKLSIQTKNGNLKSEWRSITNFTLPKPPRNAVVISSNNTSANLTWDPPEDASGALVTYIIMYFAEFWNERYNDTVATNLTHNSYTFVDLRPGTNYKFSIVTLSGNHTSNPVSTSAMTDPNKSFLYLDMECSAPMVSNCTDAYLKMVGQLQQHISSHFKESVFWNLDEKP
- the si:dkey-219e21.2 gene encoding E3 ubiquitin-protein ligase TRIM39 isoform X1 codes for the protein MHTLLHDMARHPLENFQGACCFHVGLEMTHFEMKSILKGKTTKLTSRLRLEESTQSHSIGAVRWNLPEENLQAHSSAPSSHFKSSAPSTRSQQHPRQNGLKDLRSLQECVNFINHWKEQVAQVCKGESDPEEGSSRVVPPADHRTERSLEESRKLILLWASELNNVDKLSKECCEEDKETGRVKGEQDLNEELQRIMEWAKELQSASESCGVQSEELGQVLRLLGLRKKRLVNLLPLLEFITWSLLKEDSKDMIPQLWLSAKQHTWKAGAPRYIPKSVWSWISSASADVTLDPLTNHPWLQLSDDHLKVQEGRTESALPYSPQRFDSWPGVLGWEGYCSGRHYWEVDIANNGYWRIGLTTGDSKRHGRFPMNPRSGYWSLWRSTRQFYACTNPETLLPISLVPRRMGIYLDYGEGQISFFNAENKSHIYTFTGTFREKLYPLFAPLDGRTLITIVSPHEISKF
- the si:dkey-219e21.2 gene encoding E3 ubiquitin-protein ligase TRIM39 isoform X2, with translation MTHFEMKSILKGKTTKLTSRLRLEESTQSHSIGAVRWNLPEENLQAHSSAPSSHFKSSAPSTRSQQHPRQNGLKDLRSLQECVNFINHWKEQVAQVCKGESDPEEGSSRVVPPADHRTERSLEESRKLILLWASELNNVDKLSKECCEEDKETGRVKGEQDLNEELQRIMEWAKELQSASESCGVQSEELGQVLRLLGLRKKRLVNLLPLLEFITWSLLKEDSKDMIPQLWLSAKQHTWKAGAPRYIPKSVWSWISSASADVTLDPLTNHPWLQLSDDHLKVQEGRTESALPYSPQRFDSWPGVLGWEGYCSGRHYWEVDIANNGYWRIGLTTGDSKRHGRFPMNPRSGYWSLWRSTRQFYACTNPETLLPISLVPRRMGIYLDYGEGQISFFNAENKSHIYTFTGTFREKLYPLFAPLDGRTLITIVSPHEISKF